The Macaca nemestrina isolate mMacNem1 chromosome 4 unlocalized genomic scaffold, mMacNem.hap1 SUPER_4_unloc_9, whole genome shotgun sequence genomic sequence cagatcaagtgcaaaaactgcggggcctttgggcacacggccagaagtaccaggtgccccatgaagtgctggaacggagccctggttccccagacctttgggagaaaggaagggaaggaaaacctgaaaccatggaagccccaggttcgagggaaccctgggcccttgaacaaggaaaagggagagaaggaagagagaccgaggtgagcagtgggaggggttttcaccatccttagggtactgccacctaaggacacggtgtctctgcacctgcacaccgtgtgcctttccgtctccgggacagggaaggaacgctgcagagaaacagaccagagctccgtgtcctcctgggttccccacccaggagctcctttggctctgggagattcagggacgggggagaggcggggccgcttcgtgcaggttccccatgacagggggaaaagcaacggaatccaaatgacagtccttacttgggaagcctagagggccaccggcaggatgggaaggttggcacatgagggaaggtgcagaggcggaaagggcacaaaagttccatttatgtatcacaaaacacagaacgggactgggccccagccagggttctccctgtctcctggggagaaccggggggcagggcctgaactttttctcttctgcaggcaacaagacccgcagaggaaggctctcctccagatcttttccgggacacctccggagaagcagccgccaaatcgaaaaacatccatggaatcttgtgattatctgagggtgagtgtcaccctgggcccctggtctttttctcctctaggtcaccctggttgatttcctttcaggttcccgtgtgcgtgaggggatcggggaacccctcttccctgccttcttggggtcagggactccacgatccttccaggtccatttgattccaggtgaaggcatctgaaggtgccgtatttgctgttgctttctctccgtgcaatgatggcaagcctgccaacaacatcttcctagtggcctgaggaaattagtccctcaggggccccaaacatggaggaggctcaccccaggaacatgcaagttttcagaaaagacgtcctgggaacccttgagccaccaacctgccttcagaagggcattagtccgtcccacttcatggaaggctgagtggaggcgctttgatccagtgaatgcccaagacacagtcttcagaaaaatggtattcttagaccatagctcgagagtgcatttttcatgggtcttgtcccgatcagcactcacgttgaagatctgtccctacttccaaggaccgcctgtccataccgtattaagaatttcctgctgtgtgcacctcgtcattggatgtggttgatttccatgttggctccatgccgaggaacctctaacgtgtgtggtctcctttctttcaggttgcaagcaggccaatgccggtgcacacagccaataagaggccacgcgtggaccctgccctcactgatggctcagctaccaaaatgtctgacacggtatccgtcttggcttcgctgtctcccctcagaaaagccagtccgagctcctcgtcaagtctccgaccgaaggaacgaCAGACAGGgtctgtggccgacatccctcagccgggagtcaggcagcagggcccggagcctctcgtcgtggtgaagccgacacacagcaggcctcagggtggccgccgagaagttccccaggctgcctccaagccccacggcctgatccgggtcatcagcccccaggcacaaggcaaacgtcctgcggtgacctcacagccctgcccaccagccgacacacacagcttgggcctcggctccaatctcagtttcaggccaggagccaagagacctgcccaggctccgactcaggcttgcctgaacttccccaagaaaccgagaacgggtcccttccagatgcccgaaaatgccatccagggaggtgagctgggggccccggagactctccaacctccgccagctgcaaccgaactcagaccaagtccgtcgccccagatgagcagggggacacccgcccaggtgcccagcagcgaccggcagcctccgcgcagcagaccttacctgcctactgcccagacctgcaccatgtcccatcacccagcgg encodes the following:
- the LOC139361084 gene encoding protein FAM90A5-like — its product is MMARRDPKSGANRLVRAQTLQKQQRAPVGPRAPPPDEEDPRIKCKNCGAFGHTARSTRCPMKCWNGALVPQTFGRKEGKENLKPWKPQVRGNPGPLNKEKGEKEERPRQQDPQRKALLQIFSGTPPEKQPPNRKTSMESCDYLRVASRPMPVHTANKRPRVDPALTDGSATKMSDTVSVLASLSPLRKASPSSSSSLRPKERQTGSVADIPQPGVRQQGPEPLVVVKPTHSRPQGGRREVPQAASKPHGLIRVISPQAQGKRPAVTSQPCPPADTHSLGLGSNLSFRPGAKRPAQAPTQACLNFPKKPRTGPFQMPENAIQGGELGAPETLQPPPAATELRPSPSPQMSRGTPAQVPSSDRQPPRSRPYLPTAQTCTMSHHPAASHDGAQPLRMLFRRLENGWWSSSLLTAPSFPSPEEPGDFLSHSPHVSEKSEAPCVPVPLSVLYEDLQVSSSSEDSDSDLE